Proteins encoded within one genomic window of Brassica rapa cultivar Chiifu-401-42 chromosome A09, CAAS_Brap_v3.01, whole genome shotgun sequence:
- the LOC103838284 gene encoding myosin heavy chain, skeletal muscle, adult — protein MFRTGRWRNEKNRIKVVFRLKFHATQASELNTEGLILSLVPGDIGKPTARSEKAVVRDGQCRWEIPVYETVKFLKDAKTGKVNQRIYHLIVSTTGSTRGGLVGETSIDFADYADAIKTCNVCLPLHNTTSKALLHVSIQRQLEFDDPQREEDECENLEKMSHGQDLKSHLSLGDADEPRASGSHEEGPFGKAARFAELRRRASTESDSTMSSSGSVIEPTTPEEVAKSLRHPPKQLHSAKALFEEPRVSESEWSGSSDHGITTDDSTNDKMSKNSSEDGEEIDKLKNEVACLTRQADLSDLELQSLRKQVVKETKRSQDLLKEVNSLKQERDSLKEDCERHKVSDKTKTRNRMQFEGRDPWVLLEETREELDYEKDRNFNLRLQLQKTQESNSELILAVQDLEAMLEERSKEAPRTIDTDEDEDQKALEELVKGHMDGNNTHVLEQKITDLYNEIEVYKRDKEELEIQMEQLALDYEILKQENHDVSYKLEQSQLQDQLKMQYECSSELENQVETLEAELKKRSEESLSRIKELETQMEILEEEMERQAEVFEADIDAVTRGKVEQEQRAIQAEEDLRKTRRRNASVAEKLQEEFKRLSEQMDSMFASSEKMAMKAMAEANELRMQKREVEEMLKKTNDEYEGKLKELSEKLSQMERHEEKVTSNLNQEIKFLKDEIENLQKDKHSLMLQEENLRGELEETERNKNELESRIESMREESESLAEELQAVKRIKDEKEAAITHLQTELETVRAKFDDLNHLFSENDSEMEKHKKQVTQVKGEVKKKEEAIANLEKKLKESRIAFNNLTKTAQRNNNKGSTVGAKEVAVMKDKIKLLEGQIKLKETALEASSNIFIEKEKNLKNRIEELETSLDQNSLEVINKDNHEKEEVRVLEAEMASLRECNETMEMELKEMQERYSELSLRFAEVEGERQQLVMTVRNLKNAKRS, from the exons ATGTTTAGAACAGGTAGATGGAGGAACGAGAAGAACAGGATCAAAGTCGTCTTCAGGCTAAAGTTCCACGCTACTCAG GCGTCTGAGTTGAATACAGAGGGATtgattctctctctagttccCGGAGACATTGGGAAACCGACGGCGAGGTCAGAGAAAGCTGTGGTTAGAGACGGGCAATGCCGGTGGGAAATTCCGGTTTACGAGACTGTGAAGTTTCTGAAAGATGCGAAAACCGGCAAGGTTAACCAGAGGATTTACCATCTCATTGTGTCAACGACg gGATCTACAAGAGGTGGTTTGGTTGGAGAAACATCAATTGATTTTGCTGATTATGCTGACGCAATTAAAACTTGTAACGTTTGTCTTCCACTACACAACACAACTTCAAAAGCCTTGTTGCAT gTATCAATACAAAGGCAATTAGAATTTGATGATCCTCAAAG AGAGGAGGATGAATGCGAGAATCTTGAAAAAATGTCACATGGTCAAGATTTGAAGTCACATTTGAGCCTCGGTGATGCAGATGAACCTCGTGCAAGCGGTTCGCATGAG GAAGGGCCATTTGGTAAAGCTGCACGGTTTGCTGAGCTGAGAAGAAGAGCATCAACTGAATCTGATAGTACAATGTCAAGCTCTGGAAGTGTCATTGAGCCAACTACTCCTGAAGAAGTCGCCAAGTCTTTGAGACACCCTCCTAAGCAACTTCACTCGGCCAAAGCTTTGTTTGAAGAGCCACGTGTATCCGAATCCGAGTGGTCTGGAAGTTCTGATCATGGAATCACCACCGATGACTCCACCAATGACAAAATGTCTAAAAACTCCTCGGAGGATGGGGAGGAGATTGACAAGCTTAAGAACGAGGTAGCTTGTTTGACAAGGCAAGCAGATCTTTCTGACCTAGAGCTGCAAAGCCTGAGGAAACAAGTCGTTAAAGAGACCAAAAGGAGTCAAGATCTCTTGAAAGAAGTGAACAGCTTGAAGCAGGAGAGAGACTCTTTGAAGGAAGATTGCGAGAGGCATAAAGTCTCAGACAAGACTAAAACGAGGAACAGGATGCAGTTTGAAGGAAGGGATCCATGGGTTCTCTTGGAGGAAACGAGAGAGGAGCTTGACTACGAGAAGGATCGTAACTTCAATCTCCGGTTACAGCTCCAGAAGACTCAGGAATCAAACTCAGAGTTGATCCTTGCTGTTCAAGATCTTGAAGCTATGCTTGAGGAAAGAAGCAAAGAAGCACCAAGAACCATTGATACAGATGAAGATGAGGATCAAAAGGCTCTTGAGGAACTAGTGAAGGGACACATGGATGGGAATAACACACACGTCTTGGAGCAGAAGATCACAGACCTATACAATGAGATTGAGGTTTATAAACGAGACAAAGAGGAGCTTGAGATACAGATGGAACAGCTAGCTTTGGACTATGAGATACTTAAACAGGAGAATCATGATGTCTCATACAAGCTAGAGCAGAGCCAACTGCAAGACCAGTTGAAGATGCAATACGAATGTTCATCAGAGCTTGAGAACCAAGTGGAGACCCTTGAAGCCGAGCTCAAGAAGAGATCAGAAGAATCTTTGTCCCGGATCAAAGAGCTTGAAACACAAATggagatcttggaggaagagatggagAGACAGGCTGAGGTGTTCGAAGCAGACATCGATGCAGTCACGAGAGGTAAAGTGGAGCAAGAGCAAAGAGCGATACAAGCGGAAGAAGACCTGAGGAAGACGAGGCGGAGAAACGCTAGCGTAGCTGAGAAGCTACAGGAGGAGTTCAAGAGACTCTCCGAGCAGATGGATTCAATGTTTGCATCAAGTGAGAAAATGGCTATGAAGGCGATGGCGGAAGCTAATGAGTTAAGAATGCAGAAACGTGAAGTTGAAGAAATGCTCAAGAAGACTAATGATGAGTACGAGGGAAAGCTCAAGGAGCTTTCTGAAAAGCTGAGTCAGATGGAGAGGCATGAAGAAAAAGTTACTTCAAATCTAAACCAAGAGATCAAATTCTTGAAGGATGAGATTGAGAATCTGCAAAAGGACAAACATAGCCTCATGTTACAAGAAGAGAACCTAAGAGGTGAGCTGGAAGAGACGGAAAGGAATAAAAACGAGCTAGAGAGCAGGATTGAGTCAATGAGGGAAGAATCAGAGTCTCTAGCAGAGGAGTTGCAAGCGGTGAAGCGTATCAAGGATGAAAAAGAAGCAGCAATTACACACTTACAGACAGAACTAGAAACCGTGAGAGCCAAGTTTGATGACCTAAATCATTTATTCTCAGAGAACGATTCGGAGATGGAGAAGCACAAGAAGCAAGTAACACAAGTGAAAGGtgaggtgaagaagaaagaagaagcaatAGCTAACCTTGAGAAGAAGCTCAAGGAAAGCAGAATCGCGTTTAACAACTTAACCAAAACCGCgcaaagaaacaacaacaaaggAAGTACAGTAGGAGCTAAAGAAGTTGCTGTtatgaaagataaaataaaacttcTCGAG GGGCAAATAAAACTGAAGGAGACTGCTCTTGAAGCTTCATCAAACATATTCATCGAAAAGGAGAAGAATCTGAAGAACAGAATCGAGGAGCTGGAAACTAGTCTCGACCAGAACAGCCTAGAGGTTATTAATAAAGATAACCATGAAAAGGAAGAAGTCCGAGTTCTGGAAGCGGAGATGGCGTCATTGAGAGAGTGTAATGAGACGATGGAGATGGAGCTGAAGGAGATGCAAGAGAGATACTCAGAGCTAAGTCTGAGATTTGCAGAAGTGGAAGGCGAGAGACAACAGCTTGTTATGACAGTACGTAATCTCAAAAACGCCAAGAGGAGCTAA
- the LOC103838334 gene encoding LOW QUALITY PROTEIN: pentatricopeptide repeat-containing protein At1g62590 (The sequence of the model RefSeq protein was modified relative to this genomic sequence to represent the inferred CDS: inserted 1 base in 1 codon) — INRRRNRFSYSTTSNFGFGKLQVFHNKVSEAMALVDRMVAKGCQPDLFTYGAVVNGLCKRGAIDLALDLLKKMDIEANVVIYSTVIDGLCKYKHVDDALDMLNEMENKGLRGNVVTYNSLISCLCCYGRWSDASRLLKEMIETRINPTRVTFNALIDAFAKEEKLLEAEELYKELIRKSIGPDVFTYNSLINGFCMHNRIDEAKEMFDLMISKDCYPDVVTYTTLINGFCKSKRVKDSMELFGEMLQRGLVGGTITYTTLTQGFFQSGDCENAQEIFKRMVSCGVPPNIWTYNILLDGFCDNGKLDQLHWLMELLLEKALVIFKDMQNSELELGTITYTIVIEGMCRDGKVEDAWELFCSLDLKGVKPDVKTYTIMISGFCVKRLKQKAVALFRKMKEDGPLPNDCTYNALIRAHLRDGDKAASAELIKEMRSFGFSAEASTFGLVTNMLHDXGLDKSFLDMLS, encoded by the exons ataaacCGGAGAAGAAACCGGTTTTCTTATTCAACGACGTCGAATTTTGGCTTCGGCAAACTCCAAGTGTTCCACAATAAAGTCTCCGAAGCTATGGCTTTAGTTGACCGGATGGTTGCCAAAGGATGTCAACCAGATCTCTTTACTTATGGTGCTGTAGTAAATGGGTTATGTAAGAGAGGTGCTATTGACTTGGCTTTAGATCTGCTCAAGAAGATGGACATAGAGGCAAACGTTGTGATCTACTCTACAGTCATTGATGGTCTTTGCAAATACAAACATGTGGATGATGCACTCGACATGCTCAATGAAATGGAGAACAAAGGGTTAAGAGGTAATGTTGTTACTTACAACTCCCTCATTAGCTGTCTTTGTTGTTACGGAAGATGGAGCGATGCGTCTCGACTACTCAAAGAGATGATTGAGACGAGAATCAACCCCACTAGAGTTACGTTCAATGCACTGATAGATGCGTTTGCAAAAGAGGAGAAACTTTTGGAGGCCGAAGAATTGTACAAGGAGCTCATCAGAAAGTCTATAGGTCCTGATGTTTTCACATATAATTCACTGATCAATGGTTTTTGCATGCACAACCGCATAGACGAGGCCAAGGAGATGTTCGATCTGATGATTAGCAAGGATTGTTACCCAGATGTAGTGACTTATACTACTCTCATTAATGGATTTTGTAAGTCCAAAAGAGTAAAAGATAGCATGGAGCTCTTTGGTGAGATGTTGCAAAGAGGATTGGTTGGGGGCACCATCACTTACACCACTCTTACCCAAGGGTTTTTTCAGTCTGGGGACTGTGAGAATGCTCAAGAAATTTTCAAACGAATGGTTTCTTGTGGCGTGCCTCCCAATATTTGGACCTACAACATTCTGTTAGATGGGTTTTGTGATAACGGGAAGTTAGACCAGCTCCATTGG CTGATGGAGCTGCTCTTAGAGAAAGCGTTAGTCATATTCAAGGATATGCAAAATAGTGAACTGGAACTTGGGACTATCACATATACTATCGTCATCGAGGGGATGTGCAGGGACGGTAAAGTGGAAGACGCGTGGGAATTATTCTGTAGCCTCGACCTTAAAGGAGTGAAGCCTGATGTTAAAACGTACACTATAATGATCTCAGGATTCTGTGTGAAACGCTTAAAGCAGAAAGCTGTTGCCTTGTTTAGAAAGATGAAGGAAGACGGGCCTCTCCCAAATGACTGTACCTATAATGCACTGATCAGGGCACATCTGAGGGATGGTGACAAAGCAGCATCAGCAGAACTCATTAAAGAAATGAGGAGTTTCGGGTTTTCTGCAGAGGCTTCAACCTTTGGCTTAGTCACTAATATGTTACATG GGGGATTGGACAAAAGCTTCCTCGACATGCTGTCTTGA
- the LOC103838282 gene encoding pentatricopeptide repeat-containing protein At1g64580, whose translation MMIRSLSTAIVSTAKRFVHQSGSCCWGRRALSCATADYRDTLRNELHHLKLDDAIGLFNVMVRSRPLPSTFDFSRVLTAIARMKKFDVVISLCQEMERLGIPHNIYTCNILINSFTRCSQSHLSLALSFLAKMVKLGYAPDIVTLSSLLNGFKGVSDAMSFVNRIEGMGYKPNVVVYNTLIDAYCKGGRVSDALQVFDVMKRKGVAPSVVTYNAVIRGLCKSGRWKEADGLLSDMVEKRIDPNVVTFSVLIDACVKEGNVLEAKELYKEMISRSVDPDIRVYNSLINGLCIHGRLDEARKMLDFMVSKGCVPNVVTYNTLIKGFCKSKRAHDGMKLFCEMNHKGVRGDAFTYNTLIHGYCRVGKFSVAQKVMKRMSESCVPRDVVTFNILLDCLCGIGKIEKALTIFRDMEKNEMEFDIFTYNIIIHGMYKAGKVEDAMELFCSLNDKGLKPDVVTYRTMISGLCRKGLRHEADVLFRQMTEDEFLLLYNL comes from the coding sequence ATGATGATCAGATCTCTTTCCACCGCCATTGTATCGACGGCCAAGAGATTTGTTCATCAGAGCGGCTCCTGTTGCTGGGGACGACGAGCTCTCTCTTGTGCCACCGCTGATTACAGAGATACACTGAGAAACGAGCTACATCATCTAAAGCTAGATGACGCGATTGGTTTGTTCAACGTCATGGTTCGATCTCGTCCCCTCCCTTCAACTTTCGATTTCAGCAGAGTGTTGACTGCGATCGCGAGGATGAAGAAGTTCGACGTCGTCATCTCTCTCTGCCAAGAGATGGAGCGTTTAGGGATCCCGCATAACATCTACACTTGCAACATTCTAATCAACTCTTTCACCCGGTGCTCTCAGTCTCACCTCTCTCTTGCTTTATCCTTTCTTGCGAAGATGGTGAAGCTTGGGTACGCGCCTGATATAGTCACGCTCAGCTCCTTGCTCAACGGGTTCAAGGGGGTCTCGGATGCAATGTCGTTCGTGAATCGAATAGAGGGGATGGGGTACAAACCGAATGTTGTCGTCTACAACACTCTCATCGATGCTTATTGTAAAGGCGGACGTGTGAGTGATGCACTCCAGGTGTTCGACGTAATGAAGAGGAAAGGGGTTGCGCCGAGTGTTGTTACGTATAATGCTGTGATAAGGGGTCTTTGTAAGTCGGGGAGGTGGAAGGAAGCTGATGGGTTGCTTAGCGATATGGTGGAGAAGAGAATTGATCCCAATGTGGTTACTTTCAGTGTGTTGATCGATGCGTGTGTGAAGGAAGGGAATGTCTTGGAGGCTAAAGAGTTGTACAAGGAGATGATCAGTAGGTCTGTGGATCCTGATATTCGCGTTTACAACTCGCTCATCAATGGTCTTTGCATCCACGGTCGGTTAGACGAGGCGAGGAAGATGCTTGACTTCATGGTAAGCAAGGGCTGCGTCCCGAACGTGGTGACGTATAACACTCTCATTAAAGGGTTCTGCAAGTCCAAGAGAGCGCATGACGGGATGAAACTCTTCTGCGAGATGAATCACAAAGGAGTGCGCGGCGACGCGTTCACTTACAACACTCTCATCCATGGTTACTGTCGTGTGGGGAAGTTTAGTGTCGCCCAAAAGGTTATGAAGCGGATGTCCGAGTCTTGCGTGCCTCGCGACGTCGTTACCTTCAACATTTTGTTAGATTGTTTATGTGGTATTGGGAAGATAGAGAAAGCCTTGACGATATTTAGGGATATGGAGAAGAATGAGATGGAATTtgatatatttacttataatatCATCATTCATGGGATGTACAAGGCTGGTAAGGTGGAAGATGCCATGGAGTTGTTTTGTAGTCTCAACGATAAAGGATTGAAGCCAGATGTTGTAACGTACCGGACAATGATCTCGGGGTTGTGTAGGAAAGGCCTGCGACACGAAGCCGATGTGCTGTTTAGACAAATGACAGAAGATGAGTTTCTGCTATTGTACAATTTGTAG